From one Musa acuminata AAA Group cultivar baxijiao chromosome BXJ2-6, Cavendish_Baxijiao_AAA, whole genome shotgun sequence genomic stretch:
- the LOC135583749 gene encoding protein GRAVITROPIC IN THE LIGHT 1-like: MANKVITIGHLLQRAASSPLSHHLPGGHAFEDGDCEEEEKEEKGVGIWDEESHSASATPGASHKGKIREMESFIYEVFDAASAVKRAYVGVQGAHSPWDPDKLRVADAAVVAELRKLGRLRDRFRRGCFSPSSAGPPAAPLRDAVAPYEATIEDLKGQLSAKNAEVDSLNEKLRSATLGGLGRKGRLHSGKRVGRITVLGAPGTPTPELFEAYMEQVKSASKTFTSHLLSLMRSAGWDVAAVFRSIIEGGGGDGAAKDRAPAILNLEARHAKYALEAYVNGKLFQGFENETFYLEGSLSSLINPAEFRRDCFTQFQDMRGMEPEQLLGIVPGCPFGRFAASKYLAVVHDKMEESLFGGGSEQRQQVLAGAHPRTAFYGEFIRLAKAVWLLHLLAFALDPAPAHFEASRGAEFHPNYMESVARFTGGRVPPASVVGFPVGRGFRLGNGSVVRARVYLTPRGQPQ, translated from the exons ATGGCGAACAAGGTCATAACCATCGGTCATCTGCTTCAGCGAGCCGCCTCCTCCCCTCTCAGCCATCATCTTCCCGGAGGTCACGCGTTCGAAGACGGTGACtgcgaggaggaagagaaggaggagaAGGGTGTTGGGATCTGGGATGAGGAAAGTCACAGCGCGTCCGCTACCCCTGGGGCTTCTCACAAGGGCAAGATCAGGGAGATGGAGAGCTTCATCTACGAGGTGTTCGACGCGGCCTCCGCGGTGAAGCGAGCGTACGTGGGCGTTCAGGGGGCGCACAGCCCGTGGGACCCGGACAAGCTACGGGTGGCGGATGCGGCGGTGGTGGCGGAGCTACGGAAGCTGGGGAGGCTGAGGGATCGGTTCCGGCGGGGCTGCTTCAGCCCCTCTTCCGCCGGCCCACCGGCGGCGCCGTTGAGGGATGCGGTAGCTCCGTACGAGGCGACGATCGAAGATCTGAAAGGACAACTGAGCGCGAAGAATGCGGAGGTGGACAGCCTCAACGAGAAGTTGCGGAGCGCCACGCTCGGTGGGTTGGGAAGGAAAGGACGGCTCCATTCCGGCAAGAGGGTCGGACGCATCACCGTCCTCG GGGCGCCCGGCACGCCCACGCCGGAGCTGTTCGAGGCGTACATGGAGCAAGTGAAGTCGGCGTCCAAGACCTTCACATCCCACCTTCTATCCCTTATGCGCTCCGCCGGCTGGGACGTCGCCGCCGTCTTCCGGTCCATCATCGAAGGAGGCGGCGGCGACGGGGCGGCCAAGGATCGCGCTCCGGCCATTCTCAACCTGGAAGCCCGCCATGCCAAGTACGCCCTGGAGGCGTACGTGAACGGCAAGCTGTTCCAAGGATTCGAGAACGAGACGTTCTACCTGGAGGGATCGCTGAGCTCACTGATCAATCCGGCGGAGTTCCGGCGCGACTGCTTCACCCAGTTCCAGGACATGCGGGGGATGGAGCCGGAGCAGTTGCTGGGCATCGTCCCGGGATGTCCCTTCGGGCGGTTCGCCGCCAGCAAGTACCTGGCCGTCGTGCACGACAAGATGGAGGAGTCGCTGTTCGGCGGCGGGTCGGAGCAGAGGCAGCAGGTGCTGGCGGGGGCGCACCCACGGACGGCGTTCTACGGGGAGTTCATCCGGCTGGCCAAGGCGGTGTGGCTGCTCCACCTACTGGCGTTCGCGCTGGACCCGGCACCGGCCCACTTCGAGGCGAGCAGGGGGGCGGAGTTCCACCCAAACTACATGGAGAGCGTGGCCCGGTTCACCGGCGGTCGCGTGCCGCCCGCCTCGGTGGTGGGCTTCCCGGTCGGGCGGGGCTTCAGGCTCGGCAACGGATCGGTGGTCCGTGCCAGGGTCTACCTCACCCCAAGAGGACAGCCTCAGTGA
- the LOC103987860 gene encoding protein OCTOPUS, with translation MASFIAGDWTSRDASMMVDMESHHHQQQRQLHPPLQAQRRAPSSTCDLHPGETVTGFCASCLRERLAGLETPTAASGRKSTSALRSVFCKVTAGAAPSAGPSFLRRSKSFSFGRGGGGGGGGAGDGFSAQRPPAATFEPQRRSCDVRGRSTLWSLFHEDDRHRGPQSASTSTVAAASAGVANDVVCRNQGHSGPSVAPAVPETREEEVDDGGDEIRPVDPVVLVVGSSGEITEERQEGAEEKKAELKPMKDHIDRDSQQQAKKPPSKDLKEIASSFWLAASVFSKKLQKWGRRQKLKKQGGDAAMPAEKPAKTSRRFRDTQSEVAVDASGRRSCDTDPRFSLDAGRMSFDDPRFSWDEPRASWDGYLFGGRSVLPRLPPMLSVVEDAPAPAVQRSDYLIPVEEDAAIPGGSTQTRDYYLDSSSRRRRSLDRSSSVREQPVETSEPKPVSNGKVSPANGMDFLHFHHDTLLDRDVKDWSSNSLRDDYSGSFESAFRDPHRGAAAKKSRRWSKAWNIWGFIQRRNSGRGETNMVERSLSETWPELGSKSFSSKILRSNSSVSFRSSFSGSAGFGGTKNSSTKPNGNHKNRRDEFGLERNRSARYSPNHVDNGMLRFYLTPMRNSRRTGVSASGRQIPSQYFTRSMLGLH, from the coding sequence atggcttcGTTCATTGCGGGGGACTGGACCAGTCGCGACGCTTCCATGATGGTCGACATGGAGAGCCACCATCACCAACAGCAGCGGCAACTCCATCCGCCTCTGCAGGCCCAGCGCCGGGCGCCTTCCTCCACTTGCGACCTCCACCCGGGCGAGACCGTCACTGGCTTCTGCGCATCTTGCCTCCGCGAGCGCCTCGCTGGCCTCGAGACCCCCACTGCTGCTTCCGGCCGCAAGTCCACCTCCGCCCTCCGATCCGTGTTTTGCAAGGTGACCGCTGGTGCCGCCCCTTCCGCGGGCCCCTCATTCCTCCGCCGGTCCAAGTCCTTCTCCTttggccgcggcggcggcgggggcgggggcggggCCGGCGACGGGTTCTCTGCCCAGCGACCCCCCGCCGCCACCTTCGAGCCCCAGCGCAGGTCCTGCGACGTCCGCGGCCGCAGCACGCTGTGGTCCCTCTTCCACGAGGACGACCGCCACAGGGGGCCTCAAAGCGCCTCGACCTCCACCGTCGCCGCGGCGTCTGCTGGGGTAGCAAACGATGTGGTGTGCCGGAACCAAGGCCATTCGGGTCCCTCCGTCGCCCCTGCCGTCCCCGAAACCCGCGAAGAGGAGGTCGACGACGGCGGCGACGAGATCAGGCCTGTTGACCCTGTCGTCCTGGTGGTCGGATCCTCGGGGGAGATAACTGAGGAAAGGCAGGAGGGGGCTGAGGAGAAGAAGGCGGAACTGAAGCCGATGAAGGACCACATAGATCGCGACTCCCAGCAGCAGGCAAAGAAACCGCCGTCCAAGGACCTCAAGGAAATCGCCAGCAGCTTCTGGCTCGCGGCCTCCGTGTTCAGCAAAAAGCTTCAGAAGTGGGGGAGAAGACAGAAGCTGAAGAAGCAAGGCGGCGACGCCGCAATGCCGGCGGAGAAGCCAGCCAAGACATCCCGGCGGTTCCGCGACACGCAGTCGGAGGTCGCCGTGGATGCCTCCGGCCGGAGATCCTGCGACACCGACCCGCGCTTCTCTCTGGACGCCGGCCGGATGTCCTTCGATGACCCCAGGTTCTCGTGGGACGAGCCGAGGGCGTCTTGGGACGGGTACCTGTTTGGAGGCCGATCCGTGCTCCCTCGGCTCCCTCCCATGCTCTCCGTCGTCGAGGACGCCCCCGCCCCTGCCGTCCAACGGTCAGACTACCTGATCCCCGTCGAGGAGGACGCCGCGATCCCAGGGGGGTCCACGCAGACTCGAGACTACTACTTGGACTCCTCCAGTCGGCGGAGGCGAAGCCTCGACCGCTCCAGCTCCGTCAGGGAGCAGCCTGTCGAGACCAGTGAGCCTAAGCCGGTCTCCAACGGGAAGGTATCCCCTGCAAATGGAATGGACTTCTTACACTTTCACCATGACACCTTGCTTGACCGGGATGTGAAAGACTGGAGCTCGAATTCTCTGAGGGACGATTACTCGGGCAGCTTCGAGTCGGCTTTCAGGGATCCTCACAGAGGTGCTGCTGCCAAAAAGTCCAGGAGGTGGAGCAAAGCATGGAATATATGGGGTTTTATTCAGCGAAGAAACAGTGGCAGAGGAGAAACCAATATGGTCGAGCGATCCTTGTCGGAGACCTGGCCGGAGCTAGGATCCAAGAGCTTTAGTAGCAAGATTCTCCGGAGTAATAGCAGTGTGAGCTTCAGGAGCTCTTTCAGTGGCAGTGCCGGGTTTGGGGGCACGAAGAACAGCAGTACGAAGCCCAATGGCAATCATAAGAACAGGAGAGATGAATTTGGTTTGGAGAGGAACAGAAGTGCTCGGTATTCTCCAAACCATGTAGACAATGGCATGCTGCGGTTTTACTTGACGCCGATGCGAAATAGCCGGAGGACTGGAGTTTCAGCGAGCGGGAGACAGATACCTTCCCAATACTTCACAAGGAGCATGCTTGGATTGCATTGA
- the LOC103988421 gene encoding protein NRT1/ PTR FAMILY 8.1, whose protein sequence is MDGTDDRYTKDGTTDIHGNPAVRKDTGNWRACPYILANECCERLAYYGMSTNLVNYMKDRLHQGNTTASNNVTNWSGTCYIMTLLGAFVADSYLGRYWTIASFMTVYIIGLTLLTMTASVKGLEPTCHDGVCDPTKAQTAMVFVALYLIALGTGGIKPCVASFGADQFDESDESEKKRKSSFFNWFYFSINIGALVASSVLVWIQTNVGWGWGFGIPAVVMAIAVVSFLLGTPLYRHQKPGGSPVTRVAQVIVASLRKTGAKVPDDKSLLYEVAEKESVIHGSRKLEHTDELKFLDKAAVVTRDDKNCVNSWRLCTVTQVEELKSIVRLLPILASGVLFATTYSQMGTMFVLQGNTLDPRMGPHFEIPAASLSIFDTISVIVWVPIYDRMIVPVARRFTGRERGFTQLTRMGIGLGISILAMLSAGIMEVVRLHIVASHNLYDSEDYVPISIFWQIPQYFLVGAAEIFTFIGQLEFFYDQAPDAMRSLCSALSLATVALGNYVSSLLVTIVTGITTRNGRLGWIPDNLNGGHIDYFFWLLAILSTVNLMVYLLIANWYTYKKTTDDDNELQ, encoded by the exons ATGGATGGAACTGATGATAGGTACACAAAAGATGGCACAACTGATATCCATGGAAATCCAGCTGTGAGGAAGGATACTGGCAATTGGAGGGCTTGTCCTTACATTCTTG CGAATGAATGCTGCGAAAGGCTGGCATATTATGGGATGAGCACAAATTTAGTGAACTATATGAAGGACCGTCTCCACCAGGGAAATACAACAGCATCAAATAATGTCACAAACTGGTCAGGAACATGCTATATCATGACACTGCTTGGGGCCTTTGTTGCTGATTCCTACTTGGGAAGATATTGGACGATTGCAAGTTTCATGACAGTTTACATCATT ggtttgacacttctaacaatgaCAGCATCTGTCAAAGGTCTGGAACCTACTTGTCACGATGGCGTCTGTGATCCCACAAAGGCACAAACAGCAATGGTTTTTGTAGCGCTTTATCTCATTGCACTGGGAACTGGAGGAATAAAGCCTTGTGTCGCCTCTTTCGGTGCTGACCAATTCGATGAAtcagatgaatcggagaagaaaaggaagagctCCTTCTTCAATTGGTTCTACTTCTCCATCAACATTGGTGCCTTGGTTGCTTCTTCTGTGCTAGTATGGATACAAACCAATGTAGGATGGGGCTGGGGGTTTGGAATACCAGCAGTGGTGATGGCAATAGCAGTTGTGAGCTTCCTCTTGGGAACCCCATTGTACAGGCACCAGAAACCTGGAGGAAGTCCGGTCACACGCGTTGCTCAGGTCATCGTAGCATCGTTGAGAAAGACTGGAGCCAAGGTGCCCGATGACAAGTCTCTTCTTTACGAGGTCGCAGAGAAGGAATCTGTCATACACGGTAGCCGTAAGCTTGAACACACTGACGAATTGAA GTTCCTTGACAAGGCTGCAGTTGTCACTCGAGATGACAAGAACTGTGTGAACTCCTGGAGGCTGTGCACTGTCACCCAAGTCGAAGAGCTCAAGAGCATCGTGAGATTGCTTCCAATATTGGCGAGCGGCGTCCTCTTCGCTACGACCTACAGCCAGATGGGAACCATGTTTGTGCTCCAAGGCAACACTTTAGATCCTCGTATGGGTCCTCACTTCGAGATTCCAGCAGCCTCGCTCTCCATATTTGACACCATCAGCGTGATCGTTTGGGTCCCCATCTACGACCGGATGATCGTCCCCGTGGCACGCAGGTTCACCGGCCGCGAGCGTGGCTTCACTCAGCTGACTCGGATGGGCATCGGCCTGGGCATCTCGATCTTGGCCATGTTGTCTGCCGGAATTATGGAGGTCGTGAGGCTCCACATCGTGGCGAGTCACAACTTATACGACTCCGAAGACTACGTGCCGATCTCCATATTCTGGCAGATCCCGCAGTACTTCTTGGTGGGAGCAGCTGAGATCTTCACCTTCATTGGACAATTGGAGTTCTTCTACGACCAGGCACCGGATGCCATGAGGAGCTTGTGCAGTGCCCTGTCACTCGCCACCGTGGCACTCGGCAATTACGTGAGCTCCCTGCTCGTCACAATAGTCACAGGCATCACGACGAGGAACGGCAGGCTTGGATGGATTCCAGATAACCTGAACGGAGGGCACATCGATTACTTCTTTTGGCTCTTGGCAATTCTCAGCACGGTCAATTTAATGGTGTATCTTTTGATCGCCAACTGGTACACCTACAAGAAGACGACAGACGATGACAATGAACTCCAGTAG